A genomic stretch from Alloyangia pacifica includes:
- a CDS encoding winged helix DNA-binding protein: protein MSIHAPLGRKPATGYVAGYLESLSLLERLHRLLLDVIKDEFERVGILEINAVQALLLFNIGDNEVTAGELKSRGYYQGSNVSYNLKKLVDMGYMHHQRCEIDRRSVRVRLTEKGRNIRALVDDLFQRHSEGIEARQILDLQGLEDVNSGLRRLERFWTDQIRYIY from the coding sequence ATGAGCATCCACGCCCCCCTTGGAAGAAAACCCGCCACCGGCTACGTGGCGGGCTACCTCGAGTCCCTCTCGCTGCTCGAACGGCTGCACCGATTGCTGCTTGACGTGATCAAGGATGAGTTCGAGCGCGTCGGCATCCTCGAGATCAACGCGGTGCAGGCGCTGCTGCTGTTCAACATCGGCGACAATGAGGTGACAGCCGGCGAGCTCAAATCGCGCGGCTACTACCAGGGCTCGAACGTCAGCTACAATCTCAAGAAGCTGGTCGACATGGGCTACATGCACCACCAGCGCTGCGAGATCGACCGCCGTTCGGTGCGGGTGCGACTGACCGAGAAGGGGCGCAATATCCGCGCCTTGGTCGACGATCTGTTCCAGCGCCATTCCGAAGGCATCGAGGCGCGGCAGATCCTCGATCTGCAGGGGCTCGAGGACGTCAACAGCGGGCTGCGGAGGCTGGAGCGGTTCTGGACGGATCAGATCCGCTACATCTACTAG
- a CDS encoding succinate dehydrogenase assembly factor 2, whose amino-acid sequence MTAELTGETREHRLKRLRMRSMRRGTKEMDIILVRYTDARLEVMTEAELDAYEALLDEYDPDLYQWISGQRPAPEELRPLIAEIARVAANG is encoded by the coding sequence ATGACGGCAGAACTCACTGGCGAGACCCGCGAACACCGGCTCAAGCGGCTGCGCATGCGCTCGATGCGCCGCGGCACCAAGGAGATGGACATCATCCTCGTGCGCTACACCGATGCCCGGCTCGAGGTGATGACCGAGGCCGAGCTCGACGCCTACGAGGCGCTGCTCGACGAGTATGACCCCGATCTCTACCAGTGGATTTCCGGCCAGCGCCCCGCGCCCGAGGAACTGCGCCCGCTGATCGCCGAGATCGCCAGGGTCGCCGCGAACGGCTGA
- a CDS encoding helix-turn-helix domain-containing protein yields the protein MIDDNDWYGPDAATFGDRLAAAREAAGMEQEALARRLGVRLKTLQGWENDLSEPRANRLQMLAGLLGVPMVWLITGEGDGVSAPDAEEPQISPDLDETLLELRALRGEMRATGERLGRLEKKLRKMLKEGA from the coding sequence ATGATCGACGACAACGATTGGTACGGCCCCGATGCGGCCACCTTCGGCGACCGGCTCGCCGCCGCCCGAGAGGCCGCCGGCATGGAGCAGGAGGCGCTGGCACGGCGGCTCGGCGTGCGGCTGAAGACGCTGCAGGGCTGGGAGAACGACCTCTCGGAGCCACGCGCGAACCGGCTGCAGATGCTGGCCGGCTTGCTGGGGGTGCCCATGGTCTGGCTGATCACCGGCGAGGGCGACGGCGTCTCGGCCCCGGACGCGGAAGAGCCGCAGATTTCCCCCGATCTGGACGAAACGCTGCTTGAACTTCGCGCCCTGCGCGGCGAAATGCGCGCGACGGGCGAGCGTCTGGGCCGCCTCGAGAAGAAATTGCGCAAGATGCTCAAGGAAGGGGCCTGA
- a CDS encoding pyridoxal phosphate-dependent aminotransferase, whose translation MPFLSETLSRVKPSPTVAVTQLANELKAAGKDVIGLGAGEPDFDTPEHIRNAAKAAIDAGKTRYTAPDGIIELKQAICAKFARENGLSYVPSQISVSTGGKQVLFNAFLATLNPGDEVIIPAPYWVSYPDMVRLGQGEPVIIEGALERGYKITPDQLEAAITPKTKWFLFNSPSNPTGAGYSRAELKALTDVLMKHPHVWIMSDDMYEHLAYDGFEFCTPAEVEPALYERTLTCNGVSKAYAMTGWRIGYAGGPEPLIAAMRKIQSQSTTNPCSISQWAAVEALNGPQEFLGEWVEVFKRRRDLVVEALNAIDGITCPTPEGAFYVYPTINGLLGKTSAGGRKIDTDEDFATALLEENGVAVVFGAAFGLSPAFRISYATSDAALTEACKRIAAFCEALR comes from the coding sequence ATGCCCTTTCTTTCCGAGACCCTCTCCCGCGTGAAACCCTCGCCGACCGTGGCAGTGACCCAGCTTGCCAACGAGCTGAAGGCGGCCGGGAAGGACGTGATCGGCCTTGGCGCCGGGGAGCCGGATTTCGACACGCCCGAGCACATCCGGAACGCGGCGAAGGCGGCCATCGACGCGGGCAAGACCCGCTACACTGCCCCCGACGGCATCATCGAGCTGAAGCAGGCGATCTGTGCCAAGTTCGCCCGCGAGAACGGGCTGAGCTACGTGCCGTCGCAGATCTCGGTCTCGACCGGCGGCAAGCAGGTGCTGTTCAACGCCTTCCTCGCCACGCTGAACCCCGGCGACGAGGTGATCATCCCCGCGCCTTACTGGGTGAGCTATCCCGACATGGTGCGCCTCGGTCAGGGCGAGCCGGTGATCATCGAGGGCGCGCTAGAGCGCGGCTACAAGATCACCCCCGACCAGCTCGAGGCGGCGATCACCCCCAAGACCAAGTGGTTCCTGTTCAACTCGCCGTCGAACCCCACCGGCGCGGGCTACTCGCGTGCCGAGCTGAAGGCGCTGACCGACGTGCTGATGAAGCACCCGCATGTCTGGATCATGTCCGACGACATGTACGAGCACCTCGCCTATGACGGGTTCGAGTTCTGCACCCCGGCCGAGGTCGAGCCGGCACTCTACGAGCGCACGCTGACCTGCAACGGCGTCTCCAAGGCCTACGCGATGACCGGCTGGCGCATCGGCTACGCGGGCGGGCCCGAGCCGCTGATCGCCGCGATGCGCAAGATCCAGTCGCAGAGCACCACCAACCCCTGCTCGATCAGCCAGTGGGCGGCGGTCGAGGCGCTGAACGGGCCGCAGGAGTTCCTCGGCGAATGGGTCGAGGTGTTCAAGCGTCGCCGCGACCTCGTGGTCGAGGCGTTGAACGCCATCGACGGCATCACCTGCCCGACCCCCGAGGGCGCCTTCTACGTCTACCCGACCATCAACGGCCTGCTGGGCAAGACCTCGGCAGGTGGTCGCAAGATCGACACCGACGAGGATTTCGCGACGGCGCTGCTGGAGGAAAACGGCGTGGCGGTGGTCTTCGGTGCGGCCTTCGGCCTGTCGCCTGCGTTCCGCATCTCTTACGCCACATCGGACGCGGCGCTGACCGAGGCCTGCAAGCGGATCGCGGCCTTCTGCGAGGCGCTCCGCTGA
- a CDS encoding LysR family transcriptional regulator translates to MPDIDNPYGIFARYSADLSLFLLVADCGQLSRAAELAGLSQPRLSQRMKSLEEALGKGLLRRERRGVALTRDGQALRAALAPHLGEAAAGFARFQRPARRRTVVIETDLAFASLRFLPVFPSLCAAFPELGLSLLTRQLPEAGADREADLRIRMEPRQEESERTCCLFPERVMAVCSPGFLAAHPGLARPDPLQGLPLIELTSEHGAPWFTWSNWLEQLGPEPEVRGGGERISFNSYDHVIQAAEKGLGVALGWRGLIDSRLETGALVPALPAAARAEIESGHGYMLRMLARQPGEELRAVYAWIRDNFSG, encoded by the coding sequence ATGCCTGACATTGATAATCCTTATGGCATCTTCGCGCGCTACAGCGCCGATCTCAGCCTCTTCCTGCTGGTGGCGGACTGCGGCCAGCTCTCGCGCGCCGCCGAGTTGGCGGGGCTCTCGCAGCCGCGTCTGAGCCAGCGGATGAAGTCGCTCGAGGAAGCGCTCGGGAAGGGTCTGCTGCGGCGCGAGCGGCGCGGCGTCGCGCTGACCCGCGACGGGCAGGCGCTCCGCGCGGCGCTGGCCCCGCATCTCGGCGAGGCCGCCGCCGGCTTTGCCCGGTTCCAGCGCCCCGCCCGCCGCCGGACGGTGGTGATCGAGACCGACCTCGCCTTTGCCAGCCTGCGCTTCCTGCCGGTCTTTCCTTCGCTTTGCGCCGCCTTCCCCGAGCTCGGCCTCTCGCTGCTGACGCGGCAACTGCCCGAGGCCGGCGCCGATCGAGAAGCTGACCTGCGGATCCGCATGGAGCCACGGCAGGAGGAAAGCGAGCGCACCTGCTGTCTCTTTCCCGAGCGGGTCATGGCCGTCTGCAGTCCCGGCTTCCTCGCGGCGCATCCGGGTCTTGCTCGCCCGGACCCGCTGCAGGGGCTACCGCTCATCGAGCTGACCTCGGAGCACGGCGCACCCTGGTTCACCTGGAGCAACTGGCTGGAGCAGCTCGGGCCGGAACCAGAGGTGCGCGGAGGCGGCGAGCGGATCAGCTTTAACAGCTACGATCACGTGATCCAGGCTGCGGAAAAGGGGCTGGGCGTGGCGCTCGGCTGGCGCGGGCTAATCGACAGCCGGCTGGAGACCGGGGCGCTGGTGCCCGCCCTGCCCGCCGCCGCGCGGGCCGAGATCGAGAGCGGACATGGCTACATGCTGCGAATGCTGGCCCGCCAGCCGGGCGAAGAGCTGCGCGCGGTCTACGCCTGGATCCGCGACAATTTCAGCGGGTGA
- the betC gene encoding choline-sulfatase, whose translation MSQTSRPNILIFMVDQLNGTLFPDGPAEWLHAPNLKALAARSTRFRNAYTASPLCAPGRASYMSGQLPSRTGVYDNAAEFASSIPTYAHHLRRAGYQTCLSGKMHFVGPDQLHGFEERLTTDIYPPDFGWTPDYRKPGERIDWWYHNMGSVTGSGVAEISNQMEYDDEVAYNATRKVYDLGRGHDDRPWCLTVSFTHPHDPYVARRKYWDLYEDCEHLLPEVGPIPYEEHDPHSQRIFDANDWRSFELTEDDVRRSRRAYFANISYLDDKIGEVMEALRGTRQEDNTIILLVSDHGDMLGNRGLWFKMSFFEGSARVPLMIAAPQMAPGRADTPVSNIDVCPTLCDLAGVAMDEIAPWTDGESLVPLGQGGARGTPVAMEYAAEASYAPLVCLRQGRWKYIRCALDPDLLFDLETDPHELTNLAEDPQHAATLGTFRTAADARWDLARFDAEVRQSQARRWIVYEALRNGSYFPWDFQPLQKASERYMRNHMDLNVVEENARFPRGE comes from the coding sequence ATGAGCCAGACGAGCCGACCGAACATCCTGATCTTCATGGTCGACCAGCTGAACGGGACCCTGTTCCCCGACGGGCCAGCCGAGTGGCTGCACGCCCCCAACCTCAAGGCGCTGGCGGCGCGCTCGACCCGCTTCCGCAATGCCTATACCGCCTCTCCGCTCTGCGCGCCGGGCCGGGCGAGCTACATGTCCGGCCAGCTGCCCTCGCGCACCGGGGTCTACGACAATGCCGCCGAATTCGCCTCGTCGATCCCCACCTACGCGCACCATCTGCGCCGCGCGGGCTACCAGACTTGCCTCTCGGGCAAGATGCATTTCGTCGGACCGGACCAGCTGCACGGCTTCGAGGAACGGCTGACCACCGACATCTACCCGCCCGATTTCGGCTGGACCCCGGACTACCGCAAGCCCGGCGAGCGCATCGACTGGTGGTATCACAATATGGGCTCGGTCACCGGTTCGGGCGTCGCCGAGATCTCCAACCAGATGGAGTATGACGACGAGGTCGCCTACAACGCCACGCGCAAGGTCTACGATCTTGGCCGCGGCCATGACGACCGGCCGTGGTGCCTGACCGTCAGCTTCACCCACCCGCACGATCCCTACGTGGCGCGGCGCAAGTACTGGGATCTCTACGAGGACTGCGAGCACCTGCTTCCCGAGGTCGGGCCGATCCCCTACGAAGAGCACGACCCGCATTCGCAGCGCATCTTCGACGCCAACGACTGGCGCAGCTTCGAGCTGACCGAAGACGATGTGCGCCGCTCGCGACGCGCCTATTTCGCCAATATCTCCTATCTCGACGACAAGATCGGCGAGGTCATGGAGGCGCTGCGCGGCACGCGGCAGGAAGACAACACCATCATCCTGCTGGTCTCCGATCATGGCGACATGCTCGGCAATCGCGGGCTCTGGTTCAAGATGTCCTTCTTCGAGGGCTCGGCCCGTGTGCCGCTGATGATCGCCGCGCCGCAGATGGCGCCGGGCCGGGCCGACACGCCGGTCAGCAACATCGACGTCTGCCCCACGCTCTGCGACCTCGCCGGCGTGGCAATGGACGAGATCGCCCCCTGGACCGATGGCGAAAGCCTCGTGCCGCTGGGGCAGGGCGGGGCGCGCGGCACGCCGGTCGCCATGGAATACGCCGCCGAGGCCTCCTACGCGCCGCTGGTCTGTCTGCGGCAAGGGCGCTGGAAGTACATCCGCTGCGCGCTAGATCCCGATCTCCTGTTTGATCTCGAGACGGACCCGCACGAATTGACCAACCTCGCCGAAGACCCGCAGCACGCGGCCACGCTGGGCACCTTCCGCACCGCCGCCGATGCCCGCTGGGATCTTGCCCGGTTCGACGCCGAGGTGCGCCAGAGCCAGGCCCGGCGCTGGATCGTCTACGAGGCGCTGCGCAACGGCAGCTATTTCCCCTGGGACTTCCAGCCGCTGCAGAAGGCCTCGGAGCGCTACATGCGCAACCACATGGATCTCAACGTTGTCGAGGAGAACGCGCGCTTCCCCCGCGGTGAGTGA